A single Lactuca sativa cultivar Salinas chromosome 8, Lsat_Salinas_v11, whole genome shotgun sequence DNA region contains:
- the LOC111921101 gene encoding transcription factor BHLH094 gives MDPPVMMNGGDFRSSNAASSFCSMTEILPYHVNFGGGVGNVASFGLGHLIGNSDDDNNSGSSVDAFMKTGGHVSVDDPMDLDQRGSNFHSKKRREEDDSSKRVSINSPSNNNGNCKSDCEGKRLKSMGTEYEIFEANVKADRSSGKQTENNMKPSEPPKQDYIHVRARRGQATDSHSLAERARREKISERMKILQDLVPGCNKVIGKAMVLDEIINYIQALQRQVEFLSMKLEAVTSRSHPNSEQFPSKDYGCQTYDMVSMPFVSQPTREFSRGSSPEWLHMQIGGNFERTT, from the exons ATGGATCCGCCGGTGATGATGAACGGAGGTGATTTCCGATCAAGTAACGCCGCGTCGTCGTTTTGTAGTATGACGGAGATCCTGCCGTACCATGTCAATTTCGGTGGTGGCGTCGGTAATGTGGCGTCATTTGGTTTGGGACATTTGATTGGGAACAGCGACGATGATAATAATAGCGGTAGTAGTGTTGATGCGTTTATGAAGACTGGAGGTCATGTTTCTGTTGATGATCCGATGGATTTGGACCAGAGAGGGAGTAATTTTCACAGTAAGAAGCGACGTGAAGAAGATGATTCGTCTAAacgagtttcaatcaatagcccTAGCAATAACAATGGCAATTGCAAG AGTGATTGTGAAGGTAAACGCCTGAAATCAATGGGGACTGAATATGAAATATTCGAAGCTAATGTCAAAGCCGATAGAAGTTCTGGAAAACAAACAGAGAACAACATGAAACCATCTGAGCCACCTAAACAAGATTACATCCATGTGAGAGCTCGAAGAGGTCAAGCCACTGATAGCCACAGTCTAGCAGAAAGA GCTAGAAGAGAAAAGATAAGCGAGAGGATGAAAATTCTTCAAGATCTAGTTCCTGGGTGTAATAAG GTTATTGGGAAAGCAATGGTCCTAGATGAAATAATCAATTACATTCAAGCATTACAACGACAAGTTGAG ttcttaTCGATGAAGCTTGAAGCTGTCACTTCAAGATCACACCCCAACTCCGAACAATTTCCTTCAAAAGAC TATGGTTGCCAAACGTATGACATGGTAAGCATGCCGTTTGTTTCCCAACCAACAAGAGAGTTTAGTAGGGGATCATCACCGGAATGGTTACACATGCAAATTGGTGGCAACTTCGAAAGAACAACGTAA